The Bacteroidales bacterium DNA window GGCGAGTACTGGGACGACTTTTTACTCCAGGCAACTCATCCTGAAAAGACAAAACGCTTTTCAGACTGCCAGGACATGCGAAAATCAATGAAAACAGCATATCAGAAATGGCACGATAACCTGGAACAAGCATGCCGCATGCAGATGCCGGAAGAAGAGTCAGGCGGGGAAGTTGAGAGCAAAAAGGGTGCCTTGCGCAAAAAGCCTTTGAAAATACAGGTACGGGATGCAGGGCGGGTGTTTGGCCTTGATTCTCAATGGCGGCCCCGGATAAGAAGCAAACCCGCTTTTATCCCTGAAGAACGGGAAATTGTAAGGGATTTGTCCCACGGGCTTGTATGGCAGCAGTGCGGAACCCGTTACCCGGTGGAGTGGAAAAATGCGGGCGCTTATATTAATTTTTTAAATGAAACCGGGTTTGCCGGAATATCCACATGGCGACTGCCCACCATAGATGAACTCGAAACACAGATCCGCCGGGTTTCGATTCTCGGCGAATACTGCGCTCCC harbors:
- a CDS encoding DUF1566 domain-containing protein, which produces GEYWDDFLLQATHPEKTKRFSDCQDMRKSMKTAYQKWHDNLEQACRMQMPEEESGGEVESKKGALRKKPLKIQVRDAGRVFGLDSQWRPRIRSKPAFIPEEREIVRDLSHGLVWQQCGTRYPVEWKNAGAYINFLNETGFAGISTWRLPTIDELETQIRRVSILGEYCAPRVFDTHRHRLWSSDRKSFTAAWFVDTSLGYVGASDFTCPCHIRAVSDDNF